The following are encoded in a window of Acipenser ruthenus chromosome 26, fAciRut3.2 maternal haplotype, whole genome shotgun sequence genomic DNA:
- the LOC131701794 gene encoding mitochondrial import inner membrane translocase subunit Tim8 A, whose product MDTQGVTADPQLQQFIEVESQKQRFQQLVHQMTDVCWEKCMDKPGPKLDSRTETCFVNCVERFIDTSQFILNRLEQTQRGRGSLSESMSD is encoded by the exons ATGGACACGCAAGGAGTGACTGCAGATCCTCAACTCCAGCAGTTTATCGAAGTGGAGTCCCAGAAACAGAGGTTTCAGCAGCTCGTGCACCAAATGACAGACGTCTGTTGG GAGAAGTGTATGGACAAACCTGGACCCAAGCTGGACTCCCGGACAGAGACGTGCTTCGTAAACTGTGTGGAGCGCTTCATTGACACaagccagttcattctgaaccgATTGGAGCAGACGCAGAGGGGCAGGGGGTCTTTATCGGAGAGCATGTCTGATTAA